In Stigmatopora nigra isolate UIUO_SnigA chromosome 5, RoL_Snig_1.1, whole genome shotgun sequence, the genomic window CTATAAAAACAACTTTATATGCCAAAATAGGTAAATTTGTACAATAAATATCCTCCTTcagaaaatagctttttttttgtttgtacatTTAAGTTACATGGAACAAATGGCAGAATAAGGACAATAATGTGGTGTCACACAGTCATCAATTTAAATCCTCTTGTGTATTAAGACTGCTGTGTAAAATATAGGACACATTTTCAGCAGGTAACACATTCATTTTGATCTATCTTGTGCATGAAACAGTTAAGGAAAGTAAATAATTTGGTGCACATTCCTCCTAAATAAAGGATATTTGGCGTCCATGTTTGTCAACCGAAAGAGGTCGGCGGTGGGGAGACGTGATGCGATTTCGGTCACGGTAAACACGATCCACCAAACCGTGATGCCTGGTTGTGCGACTGGTGTCCAACACAGAATTCTATAATGAACATACTCACAGGTCATTGAAAGCAACAATACACTCTCACACAACAATGTCTATGTCAATGTACCAGAAAGGTCTCAGGATTAATGGTGcaaatgtgttcatttcaaaatgagTCAAGCCATGGAGGCCATACGGAAGCTTGAGTTTGCAAATGTATCTTAGAATGAAAAGCCATGACAAGCAATGATATACTACAAATTTGCAAAATTGAATTCCACTGAATTAAAAAACTTATGGACACATCTTGGTTCCGCTTCATTGTGAACAACAAGATCCAGATGAAGGGAAATATAAATTGATttgcattttcttaaaaaaaaagggagggggggCTTTGGTTAATTCCAATCAAAGATTGGGTTGGATTTCGTTATCTTAAAACCAATTAAATACCATccattatttttccccaaaggtttctcatgacaaaaacaaaccaccCAAGAAAGTCTAAGGGCTCACCTGAAAAGGCAGGTCAATGTTGCCATTTCCAATCTGATTGACATTGGGCAGTGAGCCTCCATAGTATTGTCCACGATTCTGCCCTAGTTGCAAATACTGGGTCTTCTGTAACTGCAACTGTGCAAAGTAAAATTGCATGACAGCATGAGTGCATGGTGGGTCTGACTgtagaaaaacatgcaaaaaaatgatagatGCCTGCCAGTTCCAATATAAATACAATGCATTGATTAACTGACAGGTGGACTGATGACACAAGGGCATATGGGGATGGTAAATGGCAAGAATTTCAGACCAAACCCTCAGTATAAATGAATATGACTTGCCTGACAACTGGAAATATGATATGAATTTATATGAAATTAACAGATATGTTTCATTACATTGTATCAATAAACTCATTCAAGTTTACACAAACAAGAATTGTGACCTTTCTGACCAGTCATCATGAATATAATGTCTCAATGGAATGAAATGTACAGATGAAAACAGAGACCAATAATGAGTTGTTTTAACAACATTTCTAGAGATATTTATAATTAGGCAACCTATATTTTAAGCCAGGTGGCCCGGCGACTAAGTGGTTAGTTAGcaagttggcctcacagttctggggtcccgggtttgaatccaggtcggtccacctttgtggagtttgtatgttctcccggacctgcatgttttttctccaggtttgttcagaaaatgaataaatattttaagcCAAATCCAGAGTTTAAATCTCATCGGGTGAAAAGCATAAACTTGTATATTGTGGTGTTCTTTTGCACATAATTCACCTGCAATATCCTATTAATTAAGTCTTACTTTGTTTTATTGACAACAATCAATATTaataaatttgacttcaaatAAACCCGTGTGGATTtggatttcccccaaaaataaaatacagataaAAACTACCATGAATAGAAAGGCAGAGCTATAAATGAGTAGCAAAATATTGACTTAAATCGCTTTGGATGATAACAACAACACTTGCATTGACAGCCCACCTGCTGGAAATACAACGTGGATACCCGATCTATATGATTATTAACCATAAAAGAGATCATTTAATAAGAACATTTAATGCGCGTTGCCCTAGCGTGCTAATGTAGCTGGTAGAGGACGAGATCAAAACAAACCACAGCTGGAGAAGGCGACTAACATTGACGCTAAAATAAGCTCATCTTGCAAACAAAAGCATTTCAGAGTTCTCCATCAATATCGACAGTTTATCGCCAATGAATCGTCTGCCTTGTCAAGTCGTGATTTACAAACCATACGATTCATTTGATAATTAATGTCACTGTCAGCGTTGCCAGTTGTCATCAAGCAGCTAGAGGACAGGTGCACATTCATTCTAAGCTTCCATGCACCTAAcatgttatattattattagtcCTTAACTTGCACATTTAGTGTTACAACtgtcattaaaaacaattacaagattGCTACCTCAAACGCATCCACTTCGCCTTTTAGCGCACAAACGTTCCCATTTCTTTTCGCAGCATTCGCTAGCTGCCAAACAGCGTTGCAACGAAAAACGGCTTTATTCGCTTCTTACCCGTGCAGCTCTGGTGATGTTCAAATCTTTCATGACTTCTTCAAATGCCGCAGTTTCTTCCGCCTGTTTCTGGTTATGCAAAGCAATTTTTTCGCTAAATTTGCGAGGATTGTTAGAGGAGGCCATCTTTCCCTCTTCTCTGAATGGAATGTTACGTTACGCACCACGTTGGGGCCTTCTCCTGTCGTCATTACGCACAGACGGCGTCTCCGAAAGCGGGGAGGTGGGGCAGGGTCGCCCGATGCATCAACGCCGACCCTTCCGTGGTCAATATGATCATATTTTCACCTTTTTGCTTATGGCAGAGGTGTCCAAACTTCGCCCAAAATGAATGCAGATCTTTGcatcttatcatattttgtatttattgtggctctttgcctcattgcatgtttgtcttatttttcttctctctcaaaacacactcaaattcatcagggtcaattaaaagcaaataataaattatatttgtaaaataGCTCCAGAtggagtggttagtgcattggccttGAAGCtcgggggtcctgggttcaaatccaggttggtccaactgtgtggagtttgcatgttctacctgggcctgtgtgggtttcctccaggtagtcagaattcctcccacattccaaaaatgccTGATCCCCTATaattctgttttccatatctccctcctctacaacacctgaatcaaatgatcaactcatcaacaATCTgcccagaagcttcataccaatcccaattatttgattcaggtgtgttggtggaaaaCAACATCCTGATAGCCACTTGAataaattgtagattatttttatttggggaGGAACAACATCAACtctgaaatttaaaataatacaaatagtgCAACAGATCAAAATACTATTGCACAGGAAATAGTCACATTTTGTGCACAGGACAAAAAGCACTTGAGTGCTGACATTCAAATGGACACAATGGTGTCCAGTCCAtacaaaagaaatgtaaaaagaaaagaaaaaatacaataaatattagCATCTTGAAAAcatgatttaagaaaaaatagcaCAGAGGAACATAAAAATTTAAGGACTTGGTGATTCTCAATACaatatagtagtagtatattaATGATGCATACAGTCGATAGCATCAAGGCAATGCATGCAAAGTATAGGATTTAGCAAGTTGATTTCTCacctgaatttaaaaaaaactaatgcaaGAATATCTCAAGAATTAAAAGAGCTGATTTTAAGACCCAAATTATAATTAGAATATATTAATGATTTATGTAATAATACAACTGATCAAGTTGCTAATAATGTAGCTGTTGGTGAACAATTTGACTGTTATGTCAAATTGCCCCAAATCAAATATACTGTGATCAAAATATCACAACTTTCTAAAAGAAATTGTCCAAAtccattttacaaaatatttttggtgtaaatatacatcttaaaaaatgatcaaattgtTGACTGAAAATCTGAGGGGAAAtaagaatagaattaaaaaaacctAATTTGGTGACTATCAGTTTCTTCTTTAAATCAAATGAGGCTGAATTATACACATTTTCAGAGCCAAGAAGTCAAATATTCAACATGTGTCTGTGGAAGTATAATGGGCGTACAAGCAATACCAGCAAAGGATTCTGGGAAGTGCAAATCCCTTTCCCACTCATCGGTCTCTGTGTTGTACACCTGGACGATGCTTGTGACGTTGTTGAGGTGCCAGTTGTAGCCACCGACAATGTAGATTTTTCCATCTCGTAAGCAGCAGCCAGCCTCAGACTGCCCTGCTCTCATGGGGCTGACGGTGGTCCACTGGTCATTCTGCGGATCGTAATACTCGACAGCCAACACATCAAAACAACGGTCCACGTGGTCCATGCGTCCACCCAATGCATAGACCCGATCCCTTCCGCCAATCATGGCGTGCAGCACTCTCGGTTCATTCATAGGCGCTTTATATTCCCACTGGTCAGACGTTGGGTCATAACAGTGAAGAGTTTTCTTATCATCCAAAGAGACACCATAACCACCGGTGATATACAGCTTTTCTCCGCAGGAAGCTCCCGCATGACCCCAAATTCTACGTTTTAATGGCTCCACATAGGCCCACTCATTTTTCTTTGGGCAGTAGCACTCTACGGATGCCAGGCTGCCGGATCGATTGCGCCCTCCGGTGGCATAAAGTTTTCCGTTCAAGACACTGAGGTGAAATTGGATGCGGCCTTCCTGCATGGGTTGGATTCGTAGCCACTGATTCAAGTGCGGATCAAAGCGCACACAGTTATCAACAGCGCCCTCGCCACTTCGGTACTGTAAATGCTGCCCGCCTATCACGTACACAAAGTTATCGACGACGGCGACGCAGGCGTGGCTGCATCCTGTGTCCATCTCAGTCAACTCCTTAAACTGGCGAGAAGCAATATCAGGGAGATAGTACACCTTGCTGCTCACTGTGCGGTCATTATCAGTGTACGGGGTGCCGCCAAAGGTGATAAAGGACACGACGTCAGAACGAATGAGAGTGCGTGGTGACTGCATCTCGTGCTGTCGGAATGGAAGAATTTGATAATTGAAGGCCTCCAAGAGGTACTGCCGGCACTGCACATCCTCAACCATGATGTCTTCTCTCTGAATACTGTCCACCAGTTCGGAAGAACGCATGAGCGGGAAACGGACATGGCAGAGCACATTACTGGCTTGAGCGCGGCGAGACTCATCGTGCCGCAGCCATCGGATTGCCGCATGGAAGAGATCAATCTCACTACAATTCTTCAGTTTGTTactttgtaaaaagaaaataaggcGCTCCATTGGAATGTGCAAGAAGTCCTCCTCCTCAGATATTTGGAGGAAGTGTCGAAAGGTGAAAGCATCCACGGATGCCTTGAGGGAAGACAAGCTGAAGGTGGTTGCCATCTGGTCGATGTGGAGGCATGTCTTAACACTCATGGCTGACTGGAGAAACTCCTCGCACAGTTCCACAACAGGGACCATCTGGAGGAAGACAGCTGCTCCAAGGACATCCTGAATACAGTCTAGATCTAACGTGACCTCAGAACTGTAAGCAAAGTCTATAATATGCTTCAAGCCCCGGGCAGACAACCCTTTCAGCTCAATAGTGTTTTGATTTGACTCCTTCATGCCTCCAGTGAACAT contains:
- the klhl26 gene encoding kelch-like protein 26; translated protein: MAKSDGGAIVSTPSQNSMACKNSALCFTFSAPSHSSTLLQGLSILRAQGQLLDVVLAINEERFQVHKAVLAACSDYFRAMFTGGMKESNQNTIELKGLSARGLKHIIDFAYSSEVTLDLDCIQDVLGAAVFLQMVPVVELCEEFLQSAMSVKTCLHIDQMATTFSLSSLKASVDAFTFRHFLQISEEEDFLHIPMERLIFFLQSNKLKNCSEIDLFHAAIRWLRHDESRRAQASNVLCHVRFPLMRSSELVDSIQREDIMVEDVQCRQYLLEAFNYQILPFRQHEMQSPRTLIRSDVVSFITFGGTPYTDNDRTVSSKVYYLPDIASRQFKELTEMDTGCSHACVAVVDNFVYVIGGQHLQYRSGEGAVDNCVRFDPHLNQWLRIQPMQEGRIQFHLSVLNGKLYATGGRNRSGSLASVECYCPKKNEWAYVEPLKRRIWGHAGASCGEKLYITGGYGVSLDDKKTLHCYDPTSDQWEYKAPMNEPRVLHAMIGGRDRVYALGGRMDHVDRCFDVLAVEYYDPQNDQWTTVSPMRAGQSEAGCCLRDGKIYIVGGYNWHLNNVTSIVQVYNTETDEWERDLHFPESFAGIACTPIILPQTHVEYLTSWL